Proteins from a single region of Chloroflexota bacterium:
- a CDS encoding nicotinate phosphoribosyltransferase has product MSLFDGRRLTADTFALDWEGIRRGVYSDKYFVNIAHLLDVLSQEGYTYRGGRGRMPAAEAPLAVGDAEVEMQWFTRRKGTTVVAGVDVALAILREAAGYWEGAHFVNTADALQVWAVEDGDTVVYHGDPRHVQPVLRVRGRYRDFGPLETVTLGFLTRGSRIATNTYQILQASRGKPVLFFPARFDLPAVQALDGYAYAIGVARYNHDHDAAVQPFISTDAQGAWWGGKGGGTTAHAYLATFLGDIPEAMLAFARTLPPEVPRIALVDFNNACARDAVRVTEAMFAEYRRLKEAGKPDEAACFRLFGVRLDTSGDLRDEGLPPLGDPALDLGVNPRLVWQVREALDHAWEQWDLPPSWREEARRYCQNIKIMVSGGFRTEKIARFEKLGVPVDFYGVGSWFYDNHGPTNTDFTADVVRVRVGDAWLDMAKVGRQACENPALRRVW; this is encoded by the coding sequence ATGTCCCTTTTCGATGGCCGTCGTTTGACCGCCGATACCTTCGCTTTAGATTGGGAAGGCATCCGCCGCGGGGTTTACAGCGATAAGTATTTCGTCAATATCGCGCACTTGCTGGATGTGTTGAGCCAGGAAGGTTATACCTATCGCGGCGGGCGTGGCCGGATGCCCGCGGCGGAAGCCCCCCTGGCGGTGGGGGATGCCGAGGTCGAAATGCAGTGGTTCACCCGCCGCAAGGGCACCACCGTGGTGGCAGGCGTGGATGTGGCGTTAGCCATTTTGCGGGAAGCCGCTGGCTATTGGGAAGGCGCGCACTTTGTCAACACCGCGGACGCGTTGCAGGTGTGGGCAGTGGAAGACGGCGACACGGTGGTTTACCACGGCGACCCACGGCACGTGCAGCCCGTGCTGCGGGTGCGGGGCCGCTACCGCGATTTCGGCCCGCTGGAAACCGTCACGCTGGGCTTCCTCACCCGCGGCAGCCGCATTGCCACCAACACCTACCAGATTTTGCAGGCCAGCCGCGGCAAGCCGGTGTTGTTCTTCCCCGCGCGTTTCGACTTGCCCGCGGTGCAGGCGCTCGACGGCTACGCGTATGCCATCGGTGTGGCGCGCTACAACCACGACCACGACGCCGCGGTGCAGCCCTTCATTTCCACCGACGCGCAGGGCGCCTGGTGGGGCGGCAAAGGTGGCGGCACCACTGCGCATGCCTACCTTGCCACCTTCCTCGGCGACATTCCCGAGGCCATGCTGGCTTTTGCCCGCACCCTGCCGCCCGAAGTGCCGCGCATCGCGCTGGTGGATTTCAACAACGCCTGCGCTCGCGATGCCGTGCGGGTGACCGAGGCCATGTTTGCCGAATATCGCCGCCTGAAGGAAGCCGGAAAGCCCGACGAGGCGGCCTGCTTCCGCCTGTTTGGTGTGCGGCTGGATACTTCTGGCGACCTGCGAGATGAAGGCTTGCCCCCGCTGGGCGACCCCGCGTTGGATTTGGGCGTCAACCCGCGGCTGGTGTGGCAGGTGCGAGAAGCCCTCGACCACGCGTGGGAGCAATGGGATTTGCCCCCATCGTGGCGCGAGGAAGCCCGCCGTTATTGCCAGAACATCAAAATTATGGTTTCGGGCGGCTTCCGCACCGAAAAAATTGCCCGCTTCGAGAAACTCGGTGTGCCGGTGGACTTCTACGGCGTGGGTTCCTGGTTCTACGACAACCACGGCCCTACCAACACCGACTTTACCGCCGACGTGGTGCGGGTGCGCGTGGGCGATGCCTGGCTGGATATGGCCAAAGTGGGGCGCCAGGCGTGTGAGAACCCGGCGCTTCGGCGGGTTTGGTAA
- a CDS encoding DUF1385 domain-containing protein produces MRAFLLLPLFVADTAAENEIPTAGKNLKMPNYGGQAIIEGVMMRGKRAVAMAMRKPDGEIHIHTEALSRIYQSPVMKIPFLRGIIGLWDALVLGTRALTLSANLQVDEEEQLEGWGLYLTLGFSLLVGVAMFALLPAGVGHLGQRFLGMNAFWGNVLEGLVRLALLVGYVWAIGLMEDVRRLYMYHGAEHKTINTFEADAPLTPESAARYPLEHPRCGTAFLLILVVVSIVAYSLLGEQTLFWRLASRVLLLPVLAGVAYEYLRWTADHMGNRFVHAIVQPNLWLQRLTTREPTRDILEVGLTAFQAMREAEEAGRVS; encoded by the coding sequence ATGCGCGCTTTCCTGTTGCTCCCGCTGTTCGTCGCCGACACCGCCGCCGAGAACGAAATCCCCACCGCGGGCAAGAACCTGAAGATGCCCAACTACGGCGGGCAGGCCATCATCGAAGGCGTGATGATGCGCGGCAAGCGCGCCGTAGCAATGGCTATGCGCAAGCCTGACGGCGAAATCCACATCCACACCGAAGCCCTCAGCCGCATTTACCAAAGCCCGGTGATGAAAATCCCCTTTTTGCGGGGCATCATCGGGCTGTGGGATGCGCTGGTGCTGGGCACCCGTGCGCTCACGCTTTCGGCCAACCTTCAGGTGGACGAAGAGGAGCAACTGGAAGGCTGGGGGCTGTACCTCACCCTGGGCTTCTCGCTGCTCGTGGGCGTGGCGATGTTTGCCTTGCTACCCGCGGGCGTGGGGCATCTGGGGCAGCGCTTCCTCGGCATGAACGCCTTTTGGGGCAACGTGCTGGAAGGGCTGGTGCGCCTCGCGCTGCTGGTGGGCTATGTGTGGGCCATCGGGCTGATGGAAGACGTCCGGCGGCTCTACATGTATCACGGGGCAGAGCACAAAACCATCAACACGTTCGAAGCCGACGCCCCGCTGACGCCGGAAAGCGCCGCCCGCTACCCGCTGGAACACCCCCGCTGCGGCACCGCGTTCCTGTTGATTTTGGTGGTCGTTTCGATTGTGGCTTACAGCCTGCTGGGCGAGCAAACGCTCTTCTGGCGGCTTGCCAGCCGGGTGCTCTTACTGCCGGTGCTGGCAGGCGTCGCCTACGAATATCTGCGCTGGACCGCCGACCACATGGGCAACCGCTTCGTACACGCCATCGTGCAGCCCAACCTGTGGCTGCAACGGCTGACCACGCGGGAACCCACGCGCGACATTCTGGAAGTCGGCCTCACGGCGTTCCAGGCCATGCGCGAGGCAGAAGAAGCAGGAAGGGTAAGTTAG
- a CDS encoding dipeptidase: MSLSQALQYLQENHSRFLAELEAFLRIPSISTTPEHQEDIARAANWVADNLRAIGAQQVAVYPTAGHPVVYGELPAARENAPTVLIYGHYDVQPAEPLELWESPAFEPAVREERLYARGATDMKGQVMASLKAVEAAAQAGLPVNVKFIIEGEEEIGSPDLATFIAEHKDLLAADVCLNPDAGMLGPDWPTITYGLRGLAYFELRVYGPAHDLHSGIYGGVVHNPAQALAELIAGMHDEHGRITLPGFYDKVRPLTDEERQALAQLPFDPTAFYLEQTGVPELWGEPEYTPVERTGARPTLEINGLYSGFIEKGAKTVIPSYAMAKISCRLVPDQDPDEVAKQLKAYLKAHAPATIRWELDVMAGGPASLTDIHTPAVQALAAALEATWGRQPFYRREGGSIPVVAQMEEILGLESVLTGFGLPDGNLHAPNENLHLPTWQKGMEALVRFFYQFGQTA, translated from the coding sequence ATGTCCCTCTCTCAGGCTTTGCAATACCTTCAGGAAAACCACAGCCGCTTCCTCGCCGAACTGGAAGCCTTCCTTCGCATTCCCTCGATTTCCACGACGCCCGAACATCAGGAAGACATCGCCCGCGCGGCCAACTGGGTGGCCGACAACTTGCGTGCCATTGGGGCGCAGCAGGTAGCCGTTTACCCTACCGCGGGCCACCCCGTGGTGTATGGCGAACTACCCGCGGCGCGCGAAAACGCGCCCACGGTGCTCATCTACGGCCACTACGACGTCCAGCCTGCCGAGCCGCTGGAATTGTGGGAAAGCCCGGCCTTCGAACCTGCCGTGCGCGAGGAACGCCTTTACGCCCGCGGCGCGACCGACATGAAGGGGCAGGTGATGGCTTCCCTGAAAGCCGTGGAAGCCGCCGCACAGGCTGGCTTGCCGGTCAATGTGAAATTCATCATCGAAGGGGAAGAGGAAATCGGCTCGCCCGACCTCGCCACGTTCATCGCCGAGCACAAAGACCTGCTCGCTGCCGACGTCTGCCTGAACCCTGATGCAGGCATGTTAGGCCCCGACTGGCCGACCATCACCTACGGCCTGCGCGGGCTGGCCTATTTCGAACTGCGGGTTTACGGCCCCGCCCACGACCTGCATTCCGGCATTTACGGCGGCGTGGTGCACAACCCCGCGCAGGCGCTGGCCGAACTCATCGCGGGCATGCACGACGAACACGGGCGCATCACCCTGCCCGGCTTTTACGACAAGGTGCGCCCCCTCACCGACGAGGAACGCCAGGCGCTGGCGCAACTACCCTTCGACCCCACCGCGTTCTATCTGGAACAGACCGGCGTGCCCGAACTCTGGGGCGAACCCGAATACACGCCGGTGGAACGCACCGGCGCGCGCCCCACGCTGGAAATCAACGGCCTTTACAGTGGTTTCATTGAAAAAGGCGCCAAAACCGTGATCCCTTCCTACGCAATGGCGAAGATTTCCTGCCGCCTGGTGCCTGACCAGGACCCCGACGAGGTGGCCAAGCAACTCAAAGCCTACCTGAAAGCCCACGCGCCTGCTACCATCCGCTGGGAACTCGACGTCATGGCTGGCGGGCCGGCTTCCCTCACCGACATCCACACCCCCGCGGTGCAGGCCCTGGCCGCGGCGCTGGAAGCCACCTGGGGGCGGCAGCCCTTCTACCGCCGGGAAGGCGGCAGCATTCCGGTCGTGGCGCAAATGGAAGAAATTCTGGGGCTGGAATCGGTGCTCACCGGTTTCGGCCTTCCCGATGGCAACCTGCACGCCCCTAACGAAAACCTGCACCTGCCCACATGGCAAAAAGGCATGGAGGCCCTGGTGCGGTTCTTCTATCAATTCGGTCAAACCGCCTGA
- a CDS encoding YtxH domain-containing protein, translating into MAENNNDFGAFLAGVIVGGVMGALAALLMAPQSGEEIRTMLREKGVEIKDRATVSAEEALKRAEEARRKAEEALAEARKKAEEAAKIAQEQAITLQQRGQEIAEEVAKKVKKADEAEAEVEGDEAEAEA; encoded by the coding sequence ATGGCCGAGAACAACAATGATTTTGGCGCATTCCTGGCTGGCGTGATCGTGGGGGGCGTGATGGGCGCCTTGGCCGCTTTGCTGATGGCCCCCCAGTCTGGCGAAGAAATCCGCACGATGCTGCGTGAGAAGGGCGTGGAAATCAAAGACCGCGCGACGGTGAGCGCCGAAGAGGCGTTGAAGCGCGCGGAGGAAGCCCGCAGGAAGGCTGAAGAAGCCCTGGCGGAAGCCCGCAAGAAGGCCGAGGAAGCCGCGAAGATCGCGCAGGAGCAGGCCATTACCCTGCAACAGCGCGGGCAGGAAATTGCCGAAGAGGTCGCCAAAAAGGTGAAAAAGGCCGACGAGGCTGAAGCGGAAGTGGAAGGCGACGAGGCTGAGGCAGAAGCGTAA
- a CDS encoding ferritin, with product MSNYQEPVEELTAAARDLHRAIKSLTEELEAVDWYNQRVDACQDPELKAILAHNRDEEKEHAAMLLEWIRRQDATFAKELKDYLFTEKPIAHD from the coding sequence ATGTCGAACTATCAAGAGCCTGTCGAAGAACTGACCGCTGCTGCCCGCGACCTTCATCGCGCCATCAAATCCCTCACCGAAGAACTGGAAGCCGTGGACTGGTACAACCAGCGCGTCGACGCCTGTCAGGACCCTGAGTTAAAGGCCATTCTGGCGCACAACCGCGACGAAGAAAAAGAACACGCTGCCATGCTGCTGGAATGGATTCGACGGCAGGACGCCACCTTTGCCAAGGAGTTGAAAGATTACCTCTTCACCGAAAAACCCATCGCCCACGACTAA